The Ralstonia wenshanensis genome includes a region encoding these proteins:
- a CDS encoding cytochrome c biogenesis protein DipZ, with protein MSLLILAYLGGALTILSPCILPVLPFVLSRTNQPFVRGKLPMLAGMALTFAGFATLLSAGGAWAVRTNEVGRFVALALLAVFGLSLLWPRLGDLMARPVVALGNRLAGQASTGSASAEPSVAGSLLLGVATGMLWAPCAGPILGLVLTGVALNGASVSSALALAAYAGGAATSLAAALGLGGRVFAAMKRSMGLGEWARRIMGASVLGGVALIGLGADTGLLARLSSGGTTQLEQALVNGLGVTRPTPQASLNVVSEANAAPVAKPSGLPVEGRLASFDGAVQWLNSAPLTGDQLRGKVTLVYFWTYSCINCIRTLPYLRAWADKYKDQGLTVVGVHTPEFAFEKSPENVARAVSGFRVNFPVAIDSNYRIWNAFHNSYWPAAYFVDAQGNIRHHQFGEGDYAASERVIQALLAEAGNQQVAGGVVVPDAPGAQAAPDLDNVRSPETYVGYAQAARFASPGGAQIGTSHAYRVGKLGLNDWGLSGQWTIDAEQATLDRADGSIVYRFHARDLHLVLGPAADGRAVRFTVTIDGKAPGASHGADTDANGNGAVTQTRLYQLVRQAGTVGEHTFEIRFLDAGAHAYAFTFG; from the coding sequence ATGAGCCTGCTGATACTCGCCTACCTGGGCGGCGCGCTGACCATCCTGAGTCCGTGCATCCTGCCCGTTCTGCCGTTTGTGCTGAGCCGTACCAACCAGCCGTTTGTGCGCGGCAAGCTGCCGATGCTCGCCGGCATGGCCCTCACCTTTGCCGGCTTTGCGACGCTGCTCTCGGCGGGCGGCGCGTGGGCGGTGCGCACCAATGAAGTCGGCCGGTTTGTGGCGCTTGCGCTGCTGGCCGTGTTCGGGCTCTCGCTGCTGTGGCCCAGGCTGGGCGATCTGATGGCCCGGCCGGTTGTGGCGCTGGGCAACCGGCTGGCGGGGCAAGCGTCGACCGGCAGCGCCTCGGCAGAACCTTCGGTGGCGGGCTCGCTGTTGCTGGGCGTCGCCACGGGGATGCTGTGGGCGCCGTGCGCGGGCCCGATCCTCGGTTTGGTGTTGACCGGCGTGGCGCTCAATGGCGCGAGCGTGTCCAGCGCGCTGGCGCTGGCAGCCTACGCGGGGGGTGCGGCCACATCGTTGGCGGCAGCGCTAGGACTGGGCGGCCGCGTGTTCGCGGCCATGAAGCGCTCCATGGGCCTGGGCGAGTGGGCGCGTCGCATCATGGGCGCAAGCGTGCTGGGCGGCGTGGCCCTCATCGGGCTGGGCGCCGATACGGGCCTGCTGGCGCGCCTGTCTTCCGGCGGCACCACGCAACTTGAACAGGCACTGGTCAACGGGTTGGGCGTGACTCGGCCGACACCGCAGGCCAGCCTCAACGTGGTGTCCGAAGCCAACGCCGCGCCAGTGGCGAAACCCAGCGGCTTGCCCGTGGAAGGCCGCCTGGCCTCGTTCGACGGCGCGGTGCAGTGGCTCAACTCCGCGCCGCTCACGGGCGACCAACTGCGCGGCAAGGTCACGCTGGTCTATTTCTGGACGTACTCCTGCATCAACTGCATCCGCACGCTGCCGTACCTGCGCGCGTGGGCCGACAAGTACAAGGACCAGGGCCTGACCGTGGTGGGCGTTCACACGCCGGAATTCGCCTTTGAGAAGTCGCCCGAGAACGTCGCCCGCGCCGTCAGCGGCTTCCGCGTCAATTTCCCGGTGGCCATCGACAGCAACTACCGCATCTGGAACGCCTTCCACAACAGCTACTGGCCCGCCGCGTACTTTGTCGATGCCCAGGGCAACATCCGGCACCACCAGTTTGGCGAGGGTGATTACGCCGCCTCTGAGCGCGTCATCCAGGCGCTGCTGGCGGAGGCAGGCAACCAGCAGGTGGCGGGCGGCGTTGTCGTGCCCGATGCGCCCGGCGCGCAAGCCGCACCAGACCTGGACAACGTCCGCTCACCGGAAACGTATGTCGGCTACGCGCAAGCCGCGCGTTTTGCATCGCCCGGCGGCGCACAGATCGGCACGTCGCACGCATACCGCGTCGGCAAGCTCGGCCTGAACGATTGGGGCTTGTCCGGCCAATGGACCATCGACGCCGAGCAGGCCACGCTGGACCGCGCTGACGGCAGCATCGTCTACCGATTCCACGCGCGGGACCTGCACCTCGTGCTCGGGCCCGCCGCCGATGGCCGTGCGGTGCGCTTCACCGTCACGATCGACGGCAAGGCCCCCGGCGCCAGTCACGGTGCCGACACCGATGCAAACGGCAATGGCGCCGTCACGCAAACGCGCCTCTACCAGCTCGTCCGGCAAGCCGGCACGGTGGGCGAGCACACGTTCGAGATCCGCTTTCTCGATGCCGGGGCGCATGCCTACGCCTTCACCTTCGGCTGA
- a CDS encoding sensor histidine kinase, translating into MTATMSVRAWAWPRTLGSRLFVILLAGLVVAYALSFAVLFSERYMSAREVMLGTLETDVSTAIAILDRLPAEERPQWLPRLNRGNYQYILGPGLPGIPEMTQRGKDIAARISEASGGRFPVTVESIPGDGKQLQAHLTLSDGSTLTIDVHPRMTPIAQWLPYVLVVQLLLLIVCCWFAVRLSIRPLVALADAADALNPNAQTPPLDENGPTELARAAHAFNAMRQRIARFVEERVQILAAISHDLQTPITRMKLRAELAEDSEEKRKLLNDLAEIETLVREGLAYARSAHGDGEKPSRIDVGSFVESLVYDYQDTGKPVTLEQHATGAIVTRPHALRRVLTNLTDNAIKFGGAAEVSVRRDGDAVVIEVRDRGPGIPEDKLDAVLQPFVRLENSRSRETGGTGLGLAIAQQLAVAAGGGLTLRNREGGGLVAEVRLGQAAAPGQREQA; encoded by the coding sequence ATGACCGCAACCATGAGCGTGCGTGCCTGGGCATGGCCGCGCACGCTGGGCTCGCGCCTCTTTGTGATCCTGCTGGCGGGTTTGGTGGTGGCGTATGCGCTGTCGTTTGCCGTGCTGTTTTCCGAGCGCTACATGAGCGCGCGCGAGGTGATGCTCGGCACATTGGAAACCGATGTGTCCACAGCAATCGCCATCCTCGATCGCCTGCCCGCGGAAGAGCGCCCGCAGTGGCTGCCGCGTCTGAACCGAGGCAACTATCAGTACATCCTCGGCCCCGGCCTGCCCGGTATTCCTGAGATGACGCAGCGTGGCAAGGACATCGCCGCCCGCATCAGCGAGGCCAGCGGCGGCCGCTTTCCCGTGACGGTGGAGTCGATACCGGGCGACGGCAAGCAACTGCAGGCACACCTCACGCTCAGCGACGGCAGCACGCTCACCATTGACGTGCATCCACGCATGACGCCCATTGCGCAGTGGCTGCCGTATGTGCTGGTGGTGCAATTGCTGTTGTTGATCGTGTGCTGCTGGTTTGCGGTGCGCCTGTCGATCCGACCGCTGGTGGCATTGGCCGACGCCGCCGATGCGCTCAACCCCAACGCGCAGACGCCCCCGCTGGACGAGAACGGCCCGACCGAACTGGCCCGCGCCGCGCACGCGTTCAACGCCATGCGCCAGCGCATTGCCCGCTTTGTCGAAGAGCGCGTGCAGATTCTGGCCGCCATTTCGCACGACTTGCAGACGCCCATCACGCGCATGAAGCTGCGCGCAGAACTGGCGGAAGACTCCGAAGAAAAGCGCAAGCTGTTGAACGATCTGGCCGAGATTGAAACGCTCGTGCGCGAGGGCCTGGCCTATGCGCGCAGCGCGCATGGCGATGGTGAAAAGCCCTCGCGCATCGACGTCGGCTCGTTTGTCGAAAGCCTGGTGTACGACTACCAGGACACCGGCAAGCCCGTCACGCTGGAGCAGCACGCTACCGGTGCGATCGTCACGCGCCCGCACGCATTGCGCCGCGTGTTGACCAACCTGACCGACAACGCGATCAAGTTTGGTGGCGCGGCTGAAGTGAGTGTGCGCCGCGACGGCGATGCCGTGGTGATCGAAGTGCGCGACCGCGGGCCCGGTATTCCGGAAGACAAGCTCGATGCGGTGCTGCAGCCGTTTGTGCGGCTGGAGAATTCGCGCAGCCGCGAGACGGGCGGCACGGGGCTGGGCCTGGCGATCGCGCAGCAGTTGGCTGTGGCTGCAGGCGGCGGGCTCACGTTGCGCAATCGCGAAGGCGGTGGGCTGGTGGCGGAAGTCAGGCTCGGCCAGGCGGCCGCGCCAGGGCAGCGCGAGCAAGCGTAG
- a CDS encoding thioredoxin family protein yields the protein MRTTLRAALAALAIGAVYFVGTGVPAFSQTAATGAAAPEFTGINQWLNSQPLSMKDLRGKVVLVDFWTYSCINCLNTLPHVKQWYDKYKDQGLVVVGVHTPEYAFEKSTANVQEALKRLDVRYPVAQDNSYATWSAFHNQFWPALYLIDTEGRIVYQHFGEGRYAETEAAIQKLLADRKPQKPA from the coding sequence ATGCGCACGACCCTCCGCGCCGCGCTTGCGGCACTCGCCATCGGCGCCGTCTACTTTGTCGGGACTGGCGTGCCCGCCTTCAGCCAGACCGCCGCGACCGGCGCGGCGGCACCCGAGTTCACAGGCATCAACCAGTGGCTGAATTCGCAGCCGCTGTCGATGAAGGACCTGCGCGGCAAGGTCGTGCTGGTGGATTTCTGGACGTACTCGTGCATCAACTGCCTCAACACGCTGCCGCACGTGAAGCAGTGGTACGACAAGTACAAGGATCAGGGTCTGGTCGTGGTGGGCGTGCACACGCCGGAATACGCGTTCGAAAAATCGACCGCCAACGTGCAGGAAGCGCTCAAGCGGCTGGACGTGCGCTACCCGGTCGCGCAGGACAACAGCTACGCAACGTGGTCGGCCTTTCACAACCAGTTCTGGCCGGCGCTGTACCTGATTGATACCGAGGGGCGCATCGTCTATCAGCACTTCGGCGAAGGCCGCTACGCCGAGACGGAAGCCGCCATTCAGAAGCTGCTGGCAGACCGCAAGCCACAGAAGCCTGCGTGA
- a CDS encoding organic hydroperoxide resistance protein, whose translation MTRIENVLYTAKVNVTGGRDGQAHSDDDRLNLKLSPPGSNGRGTNPEQLFAAGWSACFIGAMGRAASQMKIKLPADLSLNTEVDLGTTDDAFFLQARLNVSLPGLDRDVAQAVVEAAHQLCPYSKATRGNIHVELNLI comes from the coding sequence ATGACCCGCATCGAAAACGTTCTGTACACCGCCAAGGTCAACGTCACCGGCGGCCGCGACGGCCAGGCGCACAGCGATGACGACCGCCTGAACCTGAAGCTCTCGCCCCCGGGCAGCAACGGCCGCGGCACGAACCCCGAGCAACTGTTTGCCGCAGGCTGGTCGGCCTGCTTTATCGGCGCGATGGGCCGCGCGGCCAGCCAGATGAAGATCAAGCTGCCGGCCGATCTGTCCTTGAACACCGAAGTCGATCTCGGCACCACTGACGACGCGTTCTTCCTGCAAGCGCGGCTGAACGTGAGCCTGCCCGGCCTGGACCGCGACGTGGCGCAAGCCGTGGTGGAAGCGGCCCACCAGCTGTGCCCGTATTCGAAGGCCACGCGCGGCAACATCCACGTCGAGCTGAACCTGATCTGA
- a CDS encoding alpha/beta fold hydrolase, producing MRVDTFDGMYPYTPRFTDAPGFSMHFVDEGPADGEVVLCLHGEPTWGFLFRHLIAALRGAHRVVALDHMGFGRSETPPSRSYWLQDHIDNLERFVLALDLRGITLVMHDFGGPVGMGLASRHPDRIRRIVSVNGPTPFGQATLGERLAANAAVSPWFQWIMRAESEGRLEAVLGELGFNILSTLKLNGFEDHGLINDAWLQAYGARFATPADCAGAIGWAKGFATGAHRFEVPDAAARRAIATKPAMAIWGMADRTLHAVHFPPLFSELFPDAPVHRLPGVGHYSFEDAPGAIADRIATFLAQT from the coding sequence ATGCGCGTTGATACGTTCGATGGGATGTACCCCTATACCCCCCGCTTTACCGATGCACCGGGCTTCTCGATGCATTTCGTGGACGAGGGCCCCGCCGATGGCGAAGTCGTGCTGTGTCTGCATGGCGAGCCCACATGGGGTTTCCTCTTCCGGCACCTGATCGCGGCACTGCGCGGCGCCCACCGCGTGGTGGCGCTCGACCACATGGGCTTTGGCAGGAGCGAAACACCGCCATCTCGCAGCTACTGGTTGCAAGACCACATCGACAACCTTGAGCGCTTCGTGCTCGCGCTGGACCTGCGCGGCATCACGCTCGTCATGCACGACTTTGGCGGGCCAGTCGGGATGGGGCTCGCGTCACGGCATCCGGATCGCATTCGGCGCATCGTCAGCGTCAACGGGCCAACGCCGTTCGGGCAGGCGACGTTGGGTGAACGCCTGGCCGCCAACGCGGCAGTGTCGCCATGGTTTCAGTGGATCATGCGGGCCGAATCTGAGGGGCGTCTTGAAGCCGTACTGGGTGAACTCGGCTTCAACATCCTCAGCACCTTGAAGCTCAACGGCTTTGAAGACCACGGGCTCATCAACGATGCGTGGTTGCAGGCGTACGGCGCGCGCTTTGCAACGCCGGCGGACTGCGCTGGCGCCATCGGTTGGGCCAAAGGCTTTGCGACCGGCGCCCATCGCTTTGAAGTGCCGGACGCTGCAGCGCGCCGTGCCATCGCCACGAAACCCGCCATGGCGATTTGGGGCATGGCAGACCGCACGTTGCATGCAGTGCATTTCCCGCCGCTGTTCAGTGAGCTGTTTCCGGACGCGCCGGTGCATCGGTTGCCCGGCGTTGGGCATTACAGCTTTGAAGATGCGCCCGGTGCGATTGCCGATCGCATCGCGACGTTTCTCGCGCAAACGTGA
- a CDS encoding response regulator — translation MDAHVDHILIVDDDREIRELVSTYLTKNGLRVTASPDGRHMRAFLEANTVDLIVLDLMLPGDDGLVLCRELRAGKHKATPVLMLTARDDETDRIIGLEMGADDYLAKPFAARELLARIKAVLRRTRMLPPNLQISEAGQMLAFGDWHLDTTARHLIDAEGTIVALSGAEYRLLRVFVDHPMRVFNRDQLLNLTQGREAEMFERSVDLLVSRLRQRLNDDARDPAYIKTVRSEGYVFAKPVEIKEARQ, via the coding sequence ATGGACGCCCACGTCGACCACATCCTGATCGTCGATGATGACCGCGAGATTCGCGAACTCGTTTCGACCTATCTCACCAAGAACGGCCTGCGGGTGACCGCCTCCCCCGACGGGCGCCACATGCGTGCGTTCCTGGAGGCCAACACCGTCGACCTGATCGTGCTCGACCTGATGCTGCCCGGCGACGACGGCCTGGTGCTGTGCCGCGAACTGCGCGCCGGCAAGCACAAGGCCACGCCCGTGCTGATGCTGACCGCGCGTGACGACGAGACCGACCGCATCATCGGCCTGGAAATGGGCGCCGACGATTACCTGGCCAAGCCGTTTGCCGCGCGCGAGTTGCTCGCCCGCATCAAGGCCGTGCTGCGCCGCACGCGCATGCTGCCGCCCAACCTGCAGATCTCCGAAGCTGGGCAGATGCTGGCCTTTGGCGATTGGCACCTCGATACCACCGCGCGCCACCTGATCGACGCCGAGGGCACCATCGTTGCGCTGAGCGGCGCGGAATATCGGTTGCTGCGCGTGTTTGTCGATCACCCGATGCGCGTGTTCAACCGCGATCAACTGCTCAACCTCACGCAGGGCCGCGAGGCCGAGATGTTCGAGCGATCCGTCGATCTGCTCGTCAGCCGCCTGCGCCAGCGCCTGAACGACGACGCGCGCGATCCGGCGTACATCAAGACCGTGCGCAGCGAGGGCTATGTCTTTGCCAAGCCGGTGGAGATCAAGGAGGCCCGCCAATGA
- a CDS encoding DUF72 domain-containing protein — protein MTVHIGISGWRYAGWRGVFYPEDLAQRRELEYASRQFDTIEINGSHYSLQSITSWQAWHDTAPDSFVFAVKGPRYLTHMLRFRDETAVPALANFFASGVLALRRKLGPFLWQFPPSYRFDAERFERFLSLLPRDTAAARALARQHDGRVKAPWFATRGQQRLRHAVEVRHDSFCTPEFAALLRRHHAALVVSHAVADWPYLEDVTSDFVYLRLHGADALYSGAYADAALDRWADRIRQWAAGSEPADAHRVGAPAKLRRSGRDIYCYFDNDKKVEAPSDARRLLERLRAE, from the coding sequence ATGACCGTGCACATCGGCATTTCAGGGTGGCGCTACGCAGGCTGGCGCGGCGTGTTCTACCCGGAAGACCTGGCACAGCGCCGCGAGCTGGAATATGCATCGCGCCAGTTCGACACCATCGAGATCAACGGCTCGCACTACTCGCTGCAATCGATCACAAGCTGGCAGGCCTGGCACGACACCGCGCCCGACAGCTTTGTTTTTGCCGTCAAGGGGCCGCGCTACCTGACCCACATGCTGCGCTTCCGTGACGAGACGGCGGTGCCGGCGCTGGCCAATTTCTTCGCGTCTGGAGTGCTGGCGCTGCGGCGCAAGCTCGGGCCGTTCCTGTGGCAATTTCCGCCCAGCTACCGGTTCGATGCAGAGCGGTTCGAGCGTTTCCTGTCACTGTTGCCGCGCGACACGGCAGCCGCCCGCGCGCTGGCCCGACAGCACGATGGGCGCGTCAAGGCACCCTGGTTTGCCACGCGCGGGCAGCAGCGCCTGCGCCATGCGGTGGAAGTGCGCCACGACAGCTTCTGCACACCGGAGTTTGCCGCGCTCCTGCGCCGGCATCACGCTGCGCTGGTGGTCTCACATGCCGTCGCAGACTGGCCGTACCTTGAAGACGTGACGAGCGATTTCGTCTACCTGCGCCTGCACGGCGCCGATGCGCTCTACAGCGGCGCCTATGCCGATGCCGCGCTGGACCGCTGGGCCGACCGCATCCGCCAATGGGCTGCGGGGAGCGAGCCGGCCGACGCACATCGCGTTGGCGCGCCCGCCAAACTGCGGCGCAGCGGCCGCGACATCTATTGCTACTTCGATAACGATAAAAAAGTCGAAGCGCCTTCCGATGCGCGACGCTTGCTCGAACGGCTGCGTGCCGAATGA
- a CDS encoding winged helix-turn-helix transcriptional regulator: MVKRTSHAESLCGVARPLDAIGDWWSLLIVRDAFDGLRRFGEFQRSLGLSKNILAVRLRNLVAHDILETVPASDGSAYQDYVLTEKGRALFPLLVALRQWGEAFCFASDEAHVVLVDKATGKPVPRLELRAQDGRALAPEDTAVVHPAAVKQAKRQRVKTG, from the coding sequence ATGGTCAAACGTACGAGCCACGCGGAGTCTCTTTGCGGCGTCGCCAGGCCGCTGGATGCCATTGGCGACTGGTGGTCGCTGCTGATCGTTCGGGATGCGTTCGATGGCCTGCGCCGTTTTGGCGAGTTTCAGCGCAGTCTGGGCCTGTCGAAAAACATCCTGGCGGTGCGCCTGCGCAACCTCGTGGCGCACGACATTCTCGAGACGGTGCCGGCGTCAGACGGCAGCGCGTATCAGGACTATGTGCTGACCGAGAAAGGACGCGCGCTGTTTCCATTGCTCGTGGCGCTGCGGCAATGGGGTGAAGCGTTCTGCTTTGCGTCGGATGAGGCGCACGTTGTCCTCGTCGACAAGGCAACGGGGAAGCCGGTGCCCCGCCTTGAACTCCGTGCGCAAGACGGGCGCGCCCTGGCACCGGAGGATACGGCGGTCGTCCACCCCGCAGCCGTCAAGCAGGCGAAGCGCCAGCGGGTGAAGACGGGCTGA